The Vigna radiata var. radiata cultivar VC1973A chromosome 6, Vradiata_ver6, whole genome shotgun sequence DNA segment ATGAGTAACTAACCGAATCTAAGGataagtttgtttttattttattggatctgTATTAATTCAGGGTCCATGAGACAGCCTATAATCATAAGATTAGGGCCAAAGTCCAGGTACGTTCCACTCACACTTCAAAGTACTCAATAGTGATAACAATTCACTAAATATTCACTTGTGAGCAAAAGCTCCTCAACACATGtctaacttgagcgtcaaagtgccttttgcaggtacctccccttTGTCCAAACTGAAGGCAACCAAGCAGTTAGACTTAAGGCAACCGAGCAGTCAGACTAAAGGTAATCGAGCGATCCAGAGGTAGGAGAGCAGAGCACGTGATTCAGGCATTGGAAAGCGGTAAAGTCACGTTCGAAAGGTTAGTCTCTTAGGCTTACAAATTCCTaccaaaacattttggcgcctACTGTGGGACAGAGAGCAAGCTAAAGAAACTCAAATGATGACCACGAGAAGTATGGACAAACAGCAAAACACTCTAATAGCACACATGCAAGCATAAATGCAGACATAGGCACGAACCATGCAAGAACAACTGCAAGCACAGGCGCGACCCTTAGCATCACAATCTCCTCTTAATGCTGAGCCTGCGCTTGTGCTTGCAGTTGTTCTTGCATGTTTCGTGCTATGGTGTTCTGTTGTCCGTCCATGCTTCTCGTGGTCACCATTTGGGTTTCTTCAGCTTGCTCTCGGCCCCACAGTGGACACCAAAATGTTTCGATAGAGATTTGTAAGGCTGAGAGACTAACCTTTCTGATGTGACTTTAACACTTTCGATGCCTGAATCGCGTGGTTCGCTCTCTTGCCTTCAGCTTACgtttaatacacatttattgCTAAGATCGTCGAATCTTTGTTTACTTTGACATCGAAGTATTTTCTATAGTGCGACCGAACAAAGTAAAGGACAATGAGTAACTAAGAGAAGTAATAAGACAAATGGAGTTGAAAAGACTTATAATTTTGACTCTACAAACCAAAAcaataatgatttaattaataattagtatGAAAAgtcttacataatttttttttaaaaaatataaggatGCTATGGTTGGTGTAAATTATTATGATAAGTTAATTATAATCTtcaaatctttataaaatatttatttgctCTAGTGAGGAAATCAACAtaaaatttagggttaaatatgtttttggtcctttaactttaagtgaaaattggaattaattcctcttcaaaactttggcctaatttgGTCCTCAgacttttaaccaaattttgttaactttatttgttgtttcaaacgcgtttctcagttaacactaaagcaaaaatgtaccaaacagtgtaaacaaccaaatgttatcatgaaacgtgcttgaaacatcagataaatctaaaaatatttaattaaaaggactaaattcatacatttctaaagttggaggactaaattagcccaaagttttgaagagagactaattccaattttcactgaaagttaagggaccaaaaacatatttaaccctaaaatttatTTGCTCTAATTTTACTTCTTCGGTCTAATCTTAAAACACTAGTCATTTAGAAAACttttgtttgattcttttctCACTTAATTTTTCATCTTCTATTTCATAGTACAAGCCAATCTTCTTATCATACACTATAACTTTGTAGCAATTTGAATACTAATATACTAACACAAAAATCTGTTAACGTatgttattttagaattttgacATATGTTAAAAATTCGACGTTACAACAGGTGacattaaattgaaatatgttGTCTTTGAACAAATGTCAAATAACATCTATTGCATTTATAACATACATTAATTGATGTCTATTGTGCTTACAAGTCAATTTAtgtgcttgttttttttttttttaattttttgccaATATTTTTTCACCACTGAAACCATGAAAAATCAATATACAATACAAGAATTCATtacaaaaatttccaaaattttacaAGTAGTAACAACCAATGAAAAGTGCAACAATCAATGAAAATGCAATAAccaatatacataaaaaatcgAATATGAAACAAATAGTGGGGGTGAGGGAGTAGACAGGTGACATTGTGAGGGTGAGGAGAAGACAACCACTATCGAAGAGGGAAAAAAGAGAGCTCAACGGTGCTCCAAATGTTGTCTATGCATGAAACCAATCcgttaaaataaaaggaaatcatTTATAAAGTCATCAATCAACGAACATTTGCGTTAAGTGGAAGAAACATTACCTTTGATGGTTGCCGAAAGCTTCTCCAGAGACGTTTGACCCGAAATGAAGAAAGTGCACACAAAAATAGTGATCGAAGTGTTCTTTCTCGTGCTCTTAAAATATCTTCACcctcaatttttaataatttgaacaCCAATAGACGCCTGTTCTTTGACCAATCGACATTAAAACCTCTAACCAACATATGTCTAATGAGTCTCTTAAAATATCTCCGCACTCAAATGTTTATGAATTTGAACACCAACAAACTTTCGTTGCTTAACCAAGAGACATCAAAAAGGCAATTATGTATGTGTGTCTGACCAACAGACGTCTAatgaatttcttaaaatatctttacgctcaaatttttatgaatttgaatacCAATAGACGTCTTGATTGACCAAGAGACGTCAAAAAGGTAATGTTTGTTCCTTTAACTAACCAACGTTAGTCGTGTAATTTTATTTACGATATTGCCACCAACCATTTTTAACATTGGGTGCTTGATTGTTAAATGTTAACATTAGACATTAATGTTAGATGTTGTACATCCATTTTACAGTAGTGATAGTTTTTATAAGTACCCACCTTCACTTATACATTgtattaatatgttaatatacTTAAATGAGATCAAATTAGTGTTTAAGTATAAAAGTCATGCTTATGTTAATAAGTGAATTTTAAGCTCAACTCACCAAAATTCGtttgtaaaaacaaatttaaacttaCATAAATActctaaattggttttatctctagttgacgTGAAACTTTCAACACATTCCCTTACATTGAGGTATAGAGATTTCCTGAGTGAAACTATACATTAATGAGTGATCCGATTGCGGTCTAATAATGGATGAAATAATGTATTCTGCCAGTATAAATTTGACTAGAATAAACTCTTTTAGTAACTTTAATACCATGTTAATTAATAAGTAGAATGTAAACTAAACTCAACCCACAAAATCAGTttgcaaaataaaatttacatttacatatatattttttaaattaacctTACTTttaattagagctgtcaaaacgggtaatccggctcAACCCGAcccagcccaccacgggttggtcacttagtgagccaacccaacccggctcatttattagcgagccagaaaaacttgaacccggcccgacccaccacgggttggtgagtaaacgggttggctcactagcccatttaattatttttttaaataaaaaatataaactttctataatttaaatttaaacaaatttcactcctaaaaaattatgttaaagaccaattccgacaatcaataaaaaaatattagtaaaaaaaagagaatcagtactcaataacatcaacaaaaaattaatagtttaatttgtaacataaattcccaaattcaaaaatatcaaacatagtttgttcaaataatgtatactcaaattgtttaaataaaatgaacaaaatctgttacaagcatgtcagaacatgaaaaaaatcaattcatgtcttcaaatcccccaaaacaaaaaacaaattcgtaaatccctatttttgtcattatagggtttttgaaaaacaaaaaagaaagagaagtgagaaaacataaatgtggagaaaagagaagaaaaaaggaagggggTTTTACTTGCTCCTTGAAAAATTTCAGTGAAGTAAGGGTGAGgacaccgtcaaatgagagaagtaccgtgagagtgatctGTGAGAGTACaagttacttttttggtatacataaCGTGTgaagatagtattttattttttaggatttcataaataaaataataaattaaaaaaataaaattaggtaggtggattggtgagccaacccgactcactacgggttcaacccgcatgagccgggtctaaatgagccggattgaaatctgacccgcacaTAAATGGGTTGTATTTtccaaacccaacccggcccgaacccgtgacgggccgggttgacTTGCCGgctgtgacccattttgactgctctacttttaattaatatgaaacttCCAACGAcgtaatcaaacataaaaatctTTTAGGTAACGAGTCCTCATCCTTAATAAAATCAACTGCATCCCAATAGTTTACACTGTTAACAACATGCAGAAAAGAGACAAATATATTATAGCACATTAAttatcaaaaggacttttcacCATACTCAGCTACAAAATTACAAGTAACAATAGTAGCATGTCTCAATAAGTACCTTTATACAACTATTCCAGAATTCAAACGCGTTTATCACGTTCAATCACCCACACAAGAAAACAGCACAAATCAAAATGATTATTTGGGCTTATTTTTTAGTCCAATGGCATCTTCCGTCCAAGGCCCAGCTATTGCCTTTTTGTACGCccaatgtaaaattaaaaaaatggcaCGAATATACGAATAACCAAAACTTTCACATCTTAGATTCATAAATGGCACGTAATTAACTCTTTTTAGAAGCAAAAATTTCGCATTAAGAAAGGGAACCAAAAATATGAATAAGCATGGGATCAGTTTTCGAGGCCATAAATTCAAAGTGACGTGACGTGACATTGCTCCAACACAAAAACTGAAGGAATAATTCGTTATGCATGGctcattatttcaaaatttttattttaattccaaGTCCTTATCTTAGGATTACGAAATCATACATTCACATACAGACACCCAACGAactaattacattaattaatttaatgctTACAAgtttatgatttataattagGCCTTTGGTTGTGGATAATATTAACTTTGTCttctaatattttaagaaaataaaaagcaacAAAGCTATTAATAGACAAACACACCCTCCTCCATTCTTCCTTCTTCAGAAAATTTCTCTATTGCCAGCTAGTGCATACGTGTCTCTGAGTCGACTTTGACTCTGACAACTTTTTTAGTTAAACAAATAATCCCCTAGTATTAAATGAAACAAAGTACTAAtgattaacattaaaaatataattccaTTTCCTAAACATTATTACATCCAAAAGTATGCCCGTAATCCAAAACGGTATGTGATTTCATTTAAGGGTATtgtattttaattcatattattttaaaatatcaattattcgcataattttatttatttttttattttctataaaaacgAATTACTATTAATGCATGCATTTACATGAAAATTATACACTGTGATTTTAAGGCATGCGTGCGGTGATGTGACGTTTGACCATACGTGGACCTATGTGCCTTAGGAGTTAGGTCAAGCCCAACATAACATCTTCTAACCCTATTTactttttgtcttttattaGGCCCCTACTCTTAACCCACGGGCTTTTTCTGTTACCTAATAAAATTTTACTCACCTactaacaattttaattttatacaaaaaaaattggataattggtccatttataataataaaatttacctaaaattttaaaattttaaactagaAGTCGTGTTATAATTTTTCGTATAAAATTTTcttgatattaaaattttcttttatagatcTAAAAGTGATATTAAAGTCTCCTTAATCGTAATAACACCCTCATACGAAAGTAAATGACTATTCTCgaatatcttaaataaatttagttatcaaaacttgtattatattatatataatttctaaatatttcaTCAAAAGAGGtaacttttattgaaaaatcAGATGAAAAATGGGCCTAGTAGTCTAATACTCTAAAGGGATAAAGTAATTCCCCATCTCATGGTCTATTTTCTATATAGGGTATGTAGCTATCTTAACTTTCTGGGTGGGGTTGTACTTgcaccaattttattttataactaatattataatattaataataataatatagtgaTAATACAATCTTTTATGAATATCTAAAATGCTGGTGAAgacataaatacataaatacgTTCTTTTTATAACTTATGTTACGAACTCGATCTTATccaattttgaatattaattgaAGAATTGGGTTATTAATAGAAATCTTGGTAAGAGTCAATATCAGTATCACTCAAGTCGACTATTTATTAGTTAGTATACAAATAAAAGATTTGATGGGTCATGTGTAATTATTacttacattttcaataaaaaaacaaaacgcaTCAACAAATGAGGAGTTTTGACTAATAAGTAAGACCCAAAAAGGATCGAGCTTTTGAAGAGAGTGCATGAAGTTAGTGTATGCCATAAAAGGAAAAGCTTTAAAGGTTGATTTATCTTTaagttataaatgtttatttttattttttttaaatagagagaaaaaaaaaagagtatagaATATAGAGCATTTTGACATGATGAAGGAAGTGCATAAATTTTGATGGAAATAGACGTTAGGAGAAGGGTCCaaaagatggaagaaaaagTAGGGCTTGCAATAATTATAGAATAGGACTATAGGAGCTATCAACTAATAATTAGGAGTGATGTAGTTTCATAATAATTCAGATGCGCACACTGTTGGAGATCTTTCAACAAACTAGACAAAGATGGATCAAAGTGGGGACAATGGTTAATCAATGAATTTCGATTACTTTTTGAccataattaacataaataacttatcaaatttatgtatGATCTTAATATCATGCACCATATCTCTGTTCCCTATCACGTTCATTCAAACCCTATAATTACTTTTACAATAATCTtaatatcttttccttatttatcCAATCATCTATGTCTTACTTTTTCACTTTTCTATTCCTCTCTCCAGTTCTGTACAAGAAATCATTGTTTCGTGAATGCATAGTCAAAAAATGTGGGGAAGGGgtaaatcaataaaagatacCACGCTGACTCTCTCAATTCTTTCCAACTCACACTCACTATTCACTAATACTCACTAATACCAACACAATCCggttaattaatatttaatatgctTTAATCGAATACAATTATAGGTCAAGATTTCATAGATTTTTTAACTATAAGTGGATTGTTAAGCTTAATTCAACTTACAATATCGATCGATAACGACTCGACAGTGAGTGAAATAATATgttcaacaaataataaatatcaataataaatatcaatagaatataatttaatctgactctgatatcatgttaaaaagtagattttaaatctaattcaactcCACAAGATCGACTTCTGAGACGAGTGTAcaatcacttatatattataaattggtctcgACGTGAGACTTTCAACATGGATTTTCATGTCAAATGATTATGTTTtcactttttcaaatatttgttataatgtatatttaaatatttaaagctTGTTTTATCAATACAAAAATTCAtgtaaggaaaaaaataaaaaaaaatctagaaccctttttcttattaaatttaccgaaaaattatttaaatggacttttttttaattgattgaataGATGTCCTTTCGGCAAGTGCAAACAAACTTCAATCATTAACATCTCAACTTATCttaaattttgagaatgatTCTTCTTTGATTACATACAAACAAAGTGCACCAAAAGAAGGTTTTGAAGGGAAAGCAAAATCTTCCTTTTGACCAGAAAAAACAATAACCTACTAGACTATATATATGGCCATTAATAAATGCTTTCATAGTACCAATTagagaaatataaatatgaagCATGTTAGAACGATTAAACTTTTTCGATAcccttttaaataatttagattaCTTAATTTGTATTCATCACTCTTAAAATAGTTGTTACAAAGTTTATATGTACacacataaatatatacaaCTTGCTTATTTAATTATGCAACAAACTAatcctctatttttttttattttattcaactaTATATACTCGGATTAAGTTTGcataactttaaattaaaaactcgTTTCTATTGATAAATggcttatttaatttattggttCTAAAATAGAAATGGTTGGGGTGAAATTTTGTTGGTTCTATGTGCATTTATATTTTGCAGTAATGGAAACTGTAAAATGTGAAACACGAACCTGTTTGTGGAATGTTCCTCTAAATTTGTTTAGCTTTATATAACCAAATAAACAAAACAGTGCTCAGTTCAATGTCTCTGTATCTACAATATACTCTTCTCAAGGCTCGTGGCATGTCGTTAGTTTCTaaaacttttactttatttatcacaaatttaaaatctccgaaaaataaatttaaattaaaattaaaccaaGTCAAATCCATAAAccaataataaatcatttatctAAGTGAAAagcttttaaactaaaaaaaaaaagtcaattctGCAAAGCagattctaaataaaaaaaaaacaaagacctTTTTTATGGATAATCTcgaatgaaaaatatataaagtttaatagTTTCGTATAGcttaaaaaattgaagtaaaaggtcgtttgaatactttttcttctttctattctttaaaaaaaagaaaatcataaatatataatgatttatTCTAACAATTGACAAATTTGGAGAAGaacataatgaatattttattttgttttcaaagtttattttataaacataccttatattaattaactaaataCTCTTGTCTCATCTTATTTGATCATAGTTCacattatttcatttcattcattttcacACATAACATAATATGAGGTTACGTCATCTTAGTACCGAACACGGAATAGAAAAATGATGGTTCTCGTTAAGAAGCAGTTGGGTGGAACAGGATGAAGTCAGATGacaaatttaaatgtatatatgacTTTCAAAGTAGTTAATGTAAAGAGAAGAACAGAGCATgctatgtaaaataattttacattattactTAACGAAAAATTATGACATATAGCAATAataaatgacattatttttttttaagtttaggAAAACAAAGGAATTGGCATTTATCTAATTctattaatgaaataatatattattatttaaaaaaaaactgcgAAAGTGggtattaatataataatttatgcgTGTGTGATAGAATAAGGTGTTTGCGTGAGAGTTGATGTTTGGGTGTGTTTGTGTTGCAATTGTCAACAACTCATCATCCATGCCACTTCCTGCCAGCCTGCCATTCCCAAAGCCATGATgaaggaaaataataataaataaaaagaaattaaaaagttttactaggagaaacaaaatatataactttttactGCAGAAAGCTTGACCGCATGTGGATGTTTTTCTGCAGTTAGACGCCAAAGAAAAGAGCATTATTTAGATCAAAGAAATGACCCAAATTAGCTAATGAAGCAATGGTTCATTCCCAAGGCCAAGCAATTCAAATTCACCTCAACCTCAATAAATTCTTGGTCCAATGTACCCTCTAAATAATAAAGCAACGCACGTTCTGCTAAGGATCAGGACGAGGAAAAAGAATAACACACCAAAAATACCTCCTGAGCAACATTATAGGGTCAAAGTGGTCCATCCACTGGTCAAACAACTCAACTCCACCTAGCACATTCAGGACACTTTCGTCATTCAACATCACACAAATTAACTATTTTCCTTTAagaatcctgccaaaacaaccTTATCACCACCACCTCTGTCACTTCCAATGCTTTCTCATCTCTCACCTACGTTGCTTACATCAAAAATACCAACCACGCTTTTCCCTCACCACTATACACTCAAATTTAATGATGTCCGTTTATCATTCTGATTACGAGTAATAACACTTCTTAACTTCCATGCTTTCCTTGTCGTAAAATTAATTGCGCAAAAAGATTAAACAAAGCCCGATGTTGCGTCAGCCTAAGCACGTTTAGATCTACACAGTACAGACCCTATAGCTTACCTCATCTCGGCTGCAATGGTTTGAAGGGAATCTCAGAGATTTTTAAGATCTCAATCAAACACGCACCCATCACTTCTTCCTCAATCCCAAAGAGAAACAACTCCCACAAACGGAAACTGAATCGAAAGCATAAAAAGATGAGAAAttgtatttaagaaaaaaaaaacaaaaatggaaagcACAATTTTTATCTCTCTAAGCTATATCATATATTCCAATTAATCTCTCCATTCTAAACATGTCTCCTCTATCAGTTCTCAGAAAGCCAAGAAAATTATCAAAGGTAACACCAAACATGACTACCCTCCATTGACCGGGGGTTCCCAGAacaaccttaaaaaaaaaaaaaaaagcaaaacaaaattgaaaatttctaGCCaagagaaacaattttttttatgtacagGTATATCTCAAGCGGCCTCCATAACACTGAAAAGGGATCTGATCTAAAGCgaaagaaaaaagagtgagGGGACTGAAAAAGAGAGAGCTTTATGCAGTCTCAAGAACCCATGGTGTCTCCCTCAGAaacccttttcttctcttcaggAATCGCTGTAGTCACGCCAGCATATGAGCATTGTGACACACCGCCTCATGATGTAGAAGCGCGCCCTTTGCTCCTTGACGAGCCTGGCACACTTGCTGGCAAACGCACACCTTCTCTGGGAGGAATTATTCTTGATGAATGGGGTAGTGGAGGAGCTGCTTCTGGTGGATCCTTCTTTCTTGGAGAGCTTCCACTTCTCATCGAAGTAGAGAGTGGGTGTGGTGGATACAGAAGAAGCCATGGAAGCAGAGGAGAGGGAGAGGGAAAAGGAGAAAGTTTGGCCTGTGGGCTGTGGGCTGTGGGCTGTGGGAAGTGAATTAATTTACTGAGAGAGTGAATGACTGAGGAAGGGATGAAGGGTAGGGTGAGTATTTATAAGGGGTTAGATTGGAAAAAGGGGTAGCTGATGAGGGGGGGTCTCATGTGTGTGGCAGTGTGTGTCACCTGGTTCTTCCTTTGCCTTGAGAGCCCCACCCTTAGGTTTTTTTAATGGTAAATACTGGGaaatgactttttatttatttatttattacataataataatatattaaaggtTGGTTatgaaaaagtattattataatgaGGTGGGTTCCCAATGCCGACGTCAGTGGTGAAAGGGAGAGAGGAAATTGAATGCAGGAAATCTTAGACTGATACTTTGTTCATTttggtagagaaaaaaaaaaaaaaaaaaaaaaaaagagtgaggTAACTGTAAAATGGTGGTCAGAGTGAAAAAGTAGAGTGGTGGTGAAAAAGAGCATTATTTGATTTTCCATTGTAGGCTACAAGTGGCCGAATGCAGAAGAGATTCTAAGAGGTGGGGGACCAAGAGTGTTTGTTTATGTTGCTGTTCACTAATTTTACCTATGTGATCTGGAACCCACTTTTACTTCTACTGTGGATGGATAAAGCTCTCTTGTCTGTTACAAACCctatgtttttttcttcaaaagggATTGTCATTTTCTCAGTGGAATTTAGGAATCTTGCCTCATATCTCTTTTTTAGGACAACAGCTTATTTATGCTCCTTTGTGTCATTTGGCTCTTTTACAAAACCAAATGCACATCATATTAGTGCTGAGGTGACAACAGATTCTAGTTGAAAATCGTGTCATGCTTTACACTCATT contains these protein-coding regions:
- the LOC106764400 gene encoding uncharacterized protein LOC106764400; translation: MASSVSTTPTLYFDEKWKLSKKEGSTRSSSSTTPFIKNNSSQRRCAFASKCARLVKEQRARFYIMRRCVTMLICWRDYSDS